In Ruminococcus albus 7 = DSM 20455, the genomic window GACGTTTATATTGCGTGTACGTCACAGGATGCACTTGCAGCAGCAAAAGCTCTCGCCAAGTCATCTTGGCAAAACGACCAGGCACTTAGAATGCCTATTCAAGTTCTTGACCTTGAATCAGAAGAACAGAGACATCTGCTTTATCATTTTAGCGCTTTTTCGGCGGATATTACAAGGACTTCGGTGTACGGAGTATCTGAATACAAATATACTACAGTTTTGCTACCAAGTGAACTTGTAGCATATACTCATCCACCGAGAGCTTCGGAAGGCGGTATTTACAGCGATGTAAATGACGTTCCTAAATTCGCCGTACCTTCGATGATGCAGGGTGAGATATACATGGGTACGATTCTTTCTGCTGAAAGATGGACTATAAACAACGGGTATAAAACGCCGTTTGATTATAGAATAGATGAATCTATGCTTATGCACGGTTATTTTACAGGTCAGTCAAGATCCGGTAAAACCGTAGCTGCAATGAGATTCATTGCCGAACTATCAAGAGCGAGAAGAAAGCAAACAGGAAAGCGTTTTAGAATAGTATGTATGGATCCTAAATCTGATTGGAGATCACTTGCAAGGTTCGTCGAGCCCGAAAGATTCAATTTCTACAGCCTTGGCAATCCGAATTTCCATCCGATTCATTTTAATCCGTGTAAGATACCATACGGTGTTTTCCCGCAGAAATGGGTAGACGGTCTTATCGAGATCTTCTGCCGTGCTTACGGGCTCCTTGAAAGAGGTAAACAAATCATGGCTGAAACTATTTTTGCTCTTTACAGAAAAGCAGGAGTTTTTGATGCCTTGGACGATCCTAATTGGAAGGATGTAGTGCCGGAACTTTCCAAGAAGGTGACTTTCAAGAAGATCTACAAGCATATGGAATCATGCAAGATCGCTCTTGATGACTCTAGCAATCCTAAAGGCAGAGCCGGAAACGACACAAGAGACGCTTATTCAAGAATTCTTGAACGTCTGTCATGCTTCGGAAGAGAATATTCGATAGAATCGAAACTTTTCGGAGAAGAAGATGGAATGGGAATAGATGATCTGATAGGAGACGATGATATCACAGTTCTTGAATCCTCGGGGCTGGAATCAACTTTCTCCAACTTCATATTCGGTGTAATAACATCAGGATTCTATCAGTATGGTAAAGCTCAGGAAGGAGGCTATAAAGCTCCTGATCAGTATGAAACAATACTGGTCATAGAGGAGGCAAATAAAGTCCTTACAGGTAATGATACAGCAGGTACAGGGGGAGGTTCATCGTTGAGCCTCGGCGGACAATCTGAGTTTGAAGAAATACTTGACCAGTCAGCCGGCTATGGTCTGTTTGTAATTGCTATAACACAGAAAATAGCTGACATGCCATCCTCGATCATGGCAAATGCAGGTCTTGTGTTTGCGGGACGTCTTAAGAGAGTAGAGGATATAAATGTAGTAATCAGAACGATAGCGCGTGAAGAGAAGTTTGAAGATCGTGACATAGTTAAGTGGTTCCCAAGATCACCTACAGGTTGGTTTATTTGCCAGACATCACGAGGTTATGACTTTTTGGACGCCGAACCCGTTCTTGTTAATATCGCTCCGCTTAACTTTGATCCGCCTACAAATGATGAGATAGATGAAGTTCTGACACGTAAAAAGATAGATATCATGCTTCGCAACAATGCAAGGAACGATGCACTCGATCATTCTCAGATCTCGGTTACAGTTTAATCGGATCATACTATATAAAAATATCCCGACTAAAGTTCGTCGGGATATTTCTATTTATTTTTTTCAAAATAAAAAATTTTCTGCTATAATATAATTAGTATAAAAAAAGGAGAGATATACAATGTCAAAATCTCATAAAATTACCATTCTTTTGATCTTGGCGGTCATATCTGCAATAGTTACTGGTACTTTGATCTATAAGTACTGCAATTCAACCAAAGGCTTTATTTACGTATTTAATGATGATTATAAAGCCGGCGCAAAGATCGAAAAGAGTATGCTTTCGCCTATGAAGGTTGACGATCAGATAATCAAGACAGGACAAAAGGGAGGTCTTGAAAGCTACTACATAACCGGTGAAAATTACTCTAAGGTCGTAGAACGTAATGAGTATCTGCTTAACGATGTTGTGAAAAATCAGCCGCTGACACTCGTAGATCTTGCTATGACGAGCGGTTCGAGTATTGAAAGGTCGCTGTCCGGCAACGGAATGGCTGTTACTATCCCTATATCCGGAACAGCTGCTGTTACGGACGAATTAAGAGTCGGTTCTGTTGTCAACATTTATTCAAGCGACGCAAGTGGAACAAAACTCTTGTTTGAAAACATGAGAATAATTGCCAGAAATAATGAAAACTCTGTATCCAAGGTGACATTTGAAACATCACCGGATGATACATTAGATCTTATAAATGCAGCAAACAACAAAAAACTTTACTTCTCACTGGTATCACCTGTACTTGATGAAAATGCTCATTCGGGCTATGTGGTAACGGAAGAAGAAAAGGAAGAATCCATTATTATAAATGATAATGATCCTGATTATACCGAAGATGTTCAGATCCCGGAGGATAATCTTCCTGAGGATACATCATCTAAATAAATCTTTAACGGAGGGATTTAATTTGAATAAAGTACTGATAGTAGATAACAGAGCAGCTTATTATCAAAACATTAAAACAAGAATCGAAATAAGTGATGAACTTGAACTCGATGCAGAAATTTTCCTGTATACTGATTACAGCGAATTCCAGGAGCATATTACAAAGAATCACTATGACATGATAGCTGTGGTAAGCGGAGTTATAATGTCTGATGATTTTGTGATACCGGCTGAGCAGAAACTCCTTGGATATCTTGAAAGGAAAAATTCCGATAATTCTATTTTTGTTAATAGCGGTATTGTTGATCTCGGCTATTTCAATGATTCGTTTGAAATGCTTCAAACGCTTGAAAAAATGCAGCCGAACGATGCTGAAATAAAAAATGAAACCAAAAATGAAACTCCTGTAACAGCTTTATCAGTAGAAAACACAAACGCAGAAACAACTATAAAGCCTGATGCAGAGGAAGTAAGAGGAATAAGAAGTGAAACAAAAGCAGAAAATGCGGCTGAAAAAGCTTTTTTCTGTTCGAACTGCGGAATGAAATTACTGCCGGAAACTAGATTCTGTCATATATGCGGAACTCCTGTAGACGATGCTGATGCTATGATACGAAATGCGGCTATAGACAGAGATGATCGCACGGATGATATTGAAAAACTTGTAGCTGAAGATCTCAAACTCCAGCGCCATCAATGTAAAGTGGTATCATCTTATGCTGCTAAAGGCGGTGTTGGCAAGACAACTATTGCCGCAAATCTGGCAGTACTTCTGGCACGTACTACTACAGACAGACGCAAAACCAGGGTGTGTATCGTAGATTTCAATATTGATTTTGGAAACATTCGGACTACACTGAATTTCTCGCGTAAGGATGTAACAATGATCGACTGGCTTGCTAACATCGATGCAAAAATCGGTGAAGGTATAGACCCAAAGGAAATAAAATATTCAAAGGAAGAGATCGAGTGTTTCCTGCAAAAGAAATCTTTTAAGAAAACCTTGAGTAATGACGAAACCGAGATCTATGGTCTTATTGCTCCGCTTATACATAAAGATTCCATGGGCATACCCGAAAAAAGCTTTGAAGTAATGCTGAGAAATCTAAAAGAAAACGGCGATTTTGATTATATAATCTGTGATACAGGCAACAATACCCGTGATTCGTCTTTTACGGCGCTCGAACTTTCGGATAAAATTCTGCTTATAGCTACTCAGGACGTTACGACTGTAGATTGCAATGACAGTTTCCTTAAGACCATGGATGAAATATCTGATTTTGATAAAGGAAAAGTTTATCTGGTTATAAATAACATTATATCTGCAAAAGAAACAGGCGTTTCAGTAAAGGATATAGAAGAGGCAGTGCCGGAATTTCCGTGTATTGGAAGGATCAGAAGAAATACAAGTGTAACTCTTGCTAATAATAAGGGTATCCCTGCGGCTCTTGACTCGGGTGCTCCGTTTACGAGGGAGCTTTCTGAGATAGTATCAGCCATAATCGATGAAGATCTTGAGATCAAGCCGAAGAAAAAAGGTATTTTTTCATTCTTGAGGAAATAAGGAGAAGTCAAAATGAGCCTTATTGAAAAAATAATTAATAAAGCCGAAAAAGAAAAACAGAGCTTGGCCGATAAAATACAGTCAGAATCCGTTATTCTTGATTCACAACAGCAGGATACAGCCAATGCCTTGATAAAAGAGATCAGTTCCGAAAACTTCGACACTATCACTTTGAAAGGTATTGATAATTCGGTTAATGAACTGAAAGATCAGCTTCATAAAAAAATTGAAGCACTGGATGTTTCATATGAGGAAAAGCTGAAGCTTGAAAAGAACATTGCTGCGAATATATCAGGCCTGGGTCCTCTTGAAGAATTTATGTCAGATCCGGATATCACCGAAATAATGGTCTTGCGATATGATCATGTCGTTATCGAGAAGAACGGTGAGAAGATCAATACCGACGTCAAATTCCAGTCCGAACTGCATCTTGTAAACGTGATCCAGCGTATAGTTCAGCCAATAGGCAGACAGATAAATCTCTCTACACCAATCGTTGATGCGAGATTGTCTGATGGTTCTCGTGTAAATGCGACGATACCGCCCGTATCCGTGGATGGAGCAACTTTAACTATTAGAAAATTTTCTAATAAAGCTTTGACCGGAGAAGATTATCTCAAGCTCGGTACATTAAATCAGGAAATGCTTGATTTTCTTTGTGCTGCAGTAAAAGGGAAGGCAAATATAATCGTATCCGGCGGAACAAATACGGGAAAAACTACGCTTTTGAATATGCTTTCGGGTTTTATCCCGGAAGAAGAAATGGTAATTACAATAGAAGATTCATGTGAGCTTCAGCTCAAATCTCCGAATGTAAGAAGACTTGAAGCTAAAGATTCTCTGGCTACAGACAGAGTGATGAAGATAGATATAAAAGCCTTGGTAAAAAACTCTTTGAGAATGAATCCTGACAGGATAATTGTCGGAGAGATACGTGACGGGACGATCGTTGATATGATATCTGCCATGAGTACCGGTCATGAAGGTTCAATGTCTACGACTCATGCTAATAGTCCTGCCAATCTTGTCAATTCGAGGATCCCGATTTTTTATAGTATGGCTAATGCAAGCTTTACCGCTGAAACACAAGCACTTCAGGTAGCAGAAGCACTGGATCTTATCGTTCAGATAGGATTCAGAAATAAAAAAAGAGTCATAACACATATAACAGAAGTTTCGGGTGCTTCAGATTACAGGATAAACCTCAAAGATATTTTTACTTATGACTCAAACGGAGGTTTCTCCGCAACAGGATACGTTCCCAAAACATTATTATCCAGACTCAAAGCGTATGGTTCTGAGATTGATGAAAAAGTATTCGACCCCAAAAAATCGTAAAAGGAAAGAAGGATACAATGTATTACGCTATTTTTTTCGCCGGATTATCTGTTATACTGATATTTCTCGCAGTTATAATAAATGTTAGGGAAAAGAAAAATATCATAAATAAAAAAGATGCTGATTTTATTGATATTTTTATAGAAAAGAAAAAACAGTATCTAGCGTCAATTCCCGGTGCAATGTCGATCAAAACATATTTGATTTTGATGTTATTTTTCCCTTTGACCGGTTCTGTTGGGGCATGGTTCTTGAGTAAAGAGTTGTGGCTTTCGATCATTATCTTTTTTGTCGGTCTGTTTATTCCGAAATTTATAGTAAGCTATACTGAAAAAAAGCATAAGAAAAATTTTGAAGAGAGATACGCAAGAGCATTACGTCAATTATCCAGCTCTTTAAGAGCCGGAATGACGTTACAGCAGGCTGTGGAAGATCTCTGTAAATGTCCGTTTATCCATTATGAGATAAAAAAAGAATTCAGACAGATAAATTCGGATATTCAGCTTGGATTCTCAATATCAGAAGCTTTTGGACACATGGCGGAAAGGATACCGACCGCTGATGTAAAAGATGTTGTTTCTGCGATCAAGATGCAAAGTTTGGTAGGCGGATCTGAAGCGGAATCAATAGAGATCATAACAAATAACATAAACTCCAGAATGATGCTTCGCAAAGAAATAAAAACCTTGTTTGCAAGCACTAAAATGACAATAATAGGAATGGATATTCTTCCAGCTATTATTATATTATTTCTGTATTACTCTTCCCCAATGTATTTTAGACCTTTGTTTTCAACGCTTATAGGGCGTTTGGTCTTTGTACTTGCTATCATCTTAATGGTGATCGGAAGCTACATTGACAGAAAATTCCTAAATCGAGTAAAGGGGGTAGATTAAATGGAGTTTGCTATTGCTCTTTTTACAGGCGTAACTGTTTTTCTTCTTATTTTACTTGTAGCGACGTTTTTATCAACAGAAAATGTAGCGCTCATAAGTAAAGAAAAACTTACCGTAGAGCACTTATGCAGCAAGATAATAAAGAAGGAACCTGAAGTACTGGCAGATAAGCTGGGGATTCAGACCGATAAGTATATGTTCAACTGCAATCTTATCGGAGTTGAGCCTAATCTCGATAAACTGATAATTACGAGAATACTGGCTGTGACCATTGCTGTTCTGGGAATCCTGATAGCTTTTCTTATCAATACTCCTCTAATATCTTTGCTTATCGGATTAGCAACAGCTGTAATTACGATATTGGTGTTTATCTCACCAACGGCTACAATTAATGACCGTGCTCAAAAGAAGAAAGCTCAGTTTGAATCCGAGATACCGCGTTTTTTGGATCTGTTTCAGACAGCAATAAAAATAAATCTACCCGTTGCAACGGCCATTAAAATAACAGCCGAAAGTATTGATGGAATCTTATCGGAGGAGCTTTTAAGAGCACTTGTTGTGACAGAGCTTGGAACAAGCAACTGGCAGGATTCTTTGTATGATATAGCACAAAAATACGAAGTGGACAGCTTTTCGGATTTTGTTCTTGACATCGTTACTGCTTTTCAAAAAGGTTCGGATATAACCGAATCTGTAGAGAGACAAAGCAGAAGTATAAAATCATCGACATTACTCAGTGCAAAAGAGCAAGCAGCTAAAACTACAAGCTTGATACTGATACCTGTTGTGGTGTTCAAAATGATACCGCTGATGATAATTTTATTTTTACCTGTCATCATGCAAATACTTAATGGGATGTAAAAAATTTTTTATTTTCAAAATTTTCTGCTATAATAAATAGGGAAACCTTTATAACATATAATTTTCAAAAGGAGAGATTATAATGAAAGATTACGCAAAAAGATTTTTTAACGAAGAAGAAGGAGAGGAAGGTGCTGAATTCCTCGAATACGCAGTTATTATAGGTCTGTCGGCTATACTTATAGCTGTAATAATTGTTGTAGTTATGGTCGTAAAATACAAGGGTTTAAAATCTGCCAAAAAAATCGATGAAGCAGGCAATGACTCTACTGCTGTAGATTGGGATGCTGCTCTCGGAGACAAAGACAAGGAAGTAAACGATGCCTTGAAGAATCTGGATTGATAATATGTATATCCTCAGGACTGTAATAGCCGCCGTCATATGTTTGGCGGCGGCTATATTCGATTATAAAACTACAAAGATACCAAATAAATTCATTTTCCCCGTTATTATATTGAGTTTTATTTTTTCTCTTATTTGCTACCCTTTGATAAATACCGGATTTTCGGTTTTATTTGTCGTACTTCTGTTCTTTTTTGGAATGACAGGATGGATGGGTTTGGGAGATATAAAGCTGTTAATGGCTTTGTCTTTAATAGGAACATGGAAGATGGGGTTATTTACATTTGCGCTTTCATCAATTTATCTGATGATCTTCGGTTTCTTGGTTTCTCCATATGAAACAGGATTCTATGCAAAAAAAATGCTGAATAGATTCAAATTAAAAAAAGAACCATTATATAAAAAATCGACCAAATACAAATTTGCGCCGTTTATAATGCTTGGAGCATTGTCATACTCGATAATTTTTGATCCGGCGGGACCGATTCATTTCGAGGTGTTCGGAGGATTTTTATGAAATTAAAGATAATCAAAAGATTTTTTCGTTCAGGTAACGGAGAACTCCTGGGATTCGTTATTTGTATGCCATTATTCGTCTGGCTGCTTATGCTGTTAGTTTCGATAGCACAGTTATCTATCACCAAAGAACAGATCACGTATCTGGCATATGCTGCCGGCAGAGCTGCAGTTGTCTCCGAAAATGCAAATGACGCGCTTAATAACGCCCAGGCAGTTGTGGATGAGTCATCAAATCTTTCAGGATTCAGCAACGTAAACGTTGATATCCTGTTTAATGGCGAACCTATAACGGAAAGCAATATAAATTCGATCTCATGGCAAAAAGGGGAGTATATAGTAGTTAGGCTAACGTATACAACAGATTCCCTTATCAGCGGTGCTATTCCTTTCTCTGATGAAGAGATCGATATGAATGGAACAAGAGAAATGCTTATGGTTATGATGATCGAACGCCCTGTTCCTAATGACCCGTATACAAGCGAATGGACTAATTTATCGTAACGGAGGTCTTTTTATGAAACTATCTTTCTTTAAAAAAGGTAATGGAGCTTCTATGATAGGAATGGTCATTATTTTTGGAACATTTGTTTTTATCATGATCCTTATTGATCATTTTAATCGATTCAATGCTGTAATAGAAACACAGACAAAAACAGATGCTATTGCTGACGCTATGGCTGTTGCAGCTAATGATGGGAGCGGTGTGCCGAATTTATACAGAATTTCTAAAGTCAGACACCAAATGACTCAGAAATATATAACTGCGGATTATAAATCCGGAGAACACGGTATAATGACACCTATCGTGACTCCCGGTCTTACAAGTCCTTTTACAAAAATAAAATCCATAAAATTCAATGAAGAATGGGCTCTTGGAAAAGAGATAGATCCGCTGAACGAAACTGATAAATACCTTGAAAGTCTGGGAGTAAAAAGCAACGATAAAATACTGTATGTTACAGCGGAAGGCGAAACTCCTTTTATAAATGCTGATTATCATAAAACTGACAGTGAGGATACTTCGTGGGATTACATATATACCCATGCAACGAATGTCACCAGGATGCTTACATCCAATGATGCCCTTATGCAGCAAAAGTTTCCGCTTGACGCATATATAAGAGCAAGACCTACGTACATGAACGGCGATGAAAACAAAGATACTTATTGCGAAAATCCAACATTTCCATTGCCGACGTCGGATTATCTCAGAGACGTTACTCAGTTTGAAGTAGAACTTTCTAACAGATACAAGGCAAGCCAGAATATATCGGGTGATCCGCCGTATACCAGAGAAGCGATTTTTATGTGGGATGTAACATGCGCACTCGGATGTGAGATACCGTGCTACTACAATAAATTCACAGGAGAGCCCTGGCAGGCTGTATCTGAGGGAAATGAACAGAATTATGACGGAGTTATCCTTTCAAATGGAGCTACTTCTGCTGATATGAGTAAAGTTTACGATCAGCCGGAAGGTTACTACACGTTTGTAAAAAACTACTTCTTCCATATTCACAGTGCTGTTTTCCCTACAGACGAAGAATATATAGGCTGTGACAAGTACAATAACTGGCGCTTAACAGCAAGAGACGGTTCTGATGCGGATACATGTAGAAGGATCCAGATTCAGGCTAATCTCGGATATCCAACAATAATGGTATTCACAAACGGTCAAAACTGGGTCGTTCTTCCCGAGGCAAGCACCGTTGATGATGATGTGGATTATGAAGTATCTGATGGAAGCAGAGGCGTTTATATTTCAGCAGCTTCAAATGCTACCGAAGAAGAAGCTGCTGCAACGAATGTCTTAAAAAAGAATGTAAATGCTGGATACAGAGTACCTAACGGAAATTATCTTGCTATCACATACAAACCGTTACAGTAAGGAGTTGAAAATTAAGATGATAAAGAAGTTCTCGGCTTCGGTACTTGCACTGATAATCATGTTTCAGTGTTCCGCATCAATTTCCGCCGCGCCCAAGACTTACCAAAAAGGAGCGAGTCTTACTTTTACGTGGGCGGGATCTGGAGCTCATGGAGGACAGGATTATCACATGGAAG contains:
- a CDS encoding AAA family ATPase produces the protein MNKVLIVDNRAAYYQNIKTRIEISDELELDAEIFLYTDYSEFQEHITKNHYDMIAVVSGVIMSDDFVIPAEQKLLGYLERKNSDNSIFVNSGIVDLGYFNDSFEMLQTLEKMQPNDAEIKNETKNETPVTALSVENTNAETTIKPDAEEVRGIRSETKAENAAEKAFFCSNCGMKLLPETRFCHICGTPVDDADAMIRNAAIDRDDRTDDIEKLVAEDLKLQRHQCKVVSSYAAKGGVGKTTIAANLAVLLARTTTDRRKTRVCIVDFNIDFGNIRTTLNFSRKDVTMIDWLANIDAKIGEGIDPKEIKYSKEEIECFLQKKSFKKTLSNDETEIYGLIAPLIHKDSMGIPEKSFEVMLRNLKENGDFDYIICDTGNNTRDSSFTALELSDKILLIATQDVTTVDCNDSFLKTMDEISDFDKGKVYLVINNIISAKETGVSVKDIEEAVPEFPCIGRIRRNTSVTLANNKGIPAALDSGAPFTRELSEIVSAIIDEDLEIKPKKKGIFSFLRK
- a CDS encoding CpaF family protein; its protein translation is MSLIEKIINKAEKEKQSLADKIQSESVILDSQQQDTANALIKEISSENFDTITLKGIDNSVNELKDQLHKKIEALDVSYEEKLKLEKNIAANISGLGPLEEFMSDPDITEIMVLRYDHVVIEKNGEKINTDVKFQSELHLVNVIQRIVQPIGRQINLSTPIVDARLSDGSRVNATIPPVSVDGATLTIRKFSNKALTGEDYLKLGTLNQEMLDFLCAAVKGKANIIVSGGTNTGKTTLLNMLSGFIPEEEMVITIEDSCELQLKSPNVRRLEAKDSLATDRVMKIDIKALVKNSLRMNPDRIIVGEIRDGTIVDMISAMSTGHEGSMSTTHANSPANLVNSRIPIFYSMANASFTAETQALQVAEALDLIVQIGFRNKKRVITHITEVSGASDYRINLKDIFTYDSNGGFSATGYVPKTLLSRLKAYGSEIDEKVFDPKKS
- a CDS encoding type II secretion system F family protein produces the protein MYYAIFFAGLSVILIFLAVIINVREKKNIINKKDADFIDIFIEKKKQYLASIPGAMSIKTYLILMLFFPLTGSVGAWFLSKELWLSIIIFFVGLFIPKFIVSYTEKKHKKNFEERYARALRQLSSSLRAGMTLQQAVEDLCKCPFIHYEIKKEFRQINSDIQLGFSISEAFGHMAERIPTADVKDVVSAIKMQSLVGGSEAESIEIITNNINSRMMLRKEIKTLFASTKMTIIGMDILPAIIILFLYYSSPMYFRPLFSTLIGRLVFVLAIILMVIGSYIDRKFLNRVKGVD
- a CDS encoding type II secretion system F family protein; amino-acid sequence: MEFAIALFTGVTVFLLILLVATFLSTENVALISKEKLTVEHLCSKIIKKEPEVLADKLGIQTDKYMFNCNLIGVEPNLDKLIITRILAVTIAVLGILIAFLINTPLISLLIGLATAVITILVFISPTATINDRAQKKKAQFESEIPRFLDLFQTAIKINLPVATAIKITAESIDGILSEELLRALVVTELGTSNWQDSLYDIAQKYEVDSFSDFVLDIVTAFQKGSDITESVERQSRSIKSSTLLSAKEQAAKTTSLILIPVVVFKMIPLMIILFLPVIMQILNGM
- a CDS encoding prepilin peptidase, translating into MYILRTVIAAVICLAAAIFDYKTTKIPNKFIFPVIILSFIFSLICYPLINTGFSVLFVVLLFFFGMTGWMGLGDIKLLMALSLIGTWKMGLFTFALSSIYLMIFGFLVSPYETGFYAKKMLNRFKLKKEPLYKKSTKYKFAPFIMLGALSYSIIFDPAGPIHFEVFGGFL
- a CDS encoding TadE/TadG family type IV pilus assembly protein — its product is MKLKIIKRFFRSGNGELLGFVICMPLFVWLLMLLVSIAQLSITKEQITYLAYAAGRAAVVSENANDALNNAQAVVDESSNLSGFSNVNVDILFNGEPITESNINSISWQKGEYIVVRLTYTTDSLISGAIPFSDEEIDMNGTREMLMVMMIERPVPNDPYTSEWTNLS